From the Pleurocapsa sp. PCC 7319 genome, one window contains:
- a CDS encoding site-specific integrase produces MKVDRHGKAKILTTDEINLVFYEGLKNDRDRAIFAICLYTACRINECVTLRTTDVYYRLGQVRPEIIFRKGNTKGKLGTRCIPVIEDLRLMLLNYYPSPRTWFFFPGIGKTGHLCPDSASRILRQACNKVGVQGVSTHSFRRTSLTLMSNEGIPLRIIQEISGHRSLEELQKYLEVKPEQVRGAVSALSMLSPVGKSEFNDTEAHTQVEAQNNKTF; encoded by the coding sequence ATGAAGGTAGATCGGCATGGCAAGGCAAAAATACTCACTACCGATGAAATTAACCTCGTATTTTACGAAGGACTCAAAAATGACCGCGATCGCGCCATATTTGCTATCTGTCTCTACACCGCCTGTCGGATAAACGAGTGCGTCACCCTCAGAACAACTGACGTTTATTATCGTTTAGGACAAGTCAGACCCGAAATAATCTTCAGAAAAGGCAACACTAAGGGAAAATTAGGTACTAGATGTATCCCCGTAATTGAAGATTTACGCTTAATGCTGCTGAACTACTATCCATCTCCTCGTACTTGGTTCTTTTTTCCAGGGATAGGAAAAACAGGACATCTATGTCCAGATTCAGCGAGTAGAATTTTACGTCAAGCCTGTAATAAAGTTGGAGTGCAAGGAGTTTCTACTCATAGTTTTCGGAGAACTTCCTTAACATTAATGAGCAATGAAGGGATTCCCCTGCGCATAATACAAGAAATTAGTGGGCATCGCAGTTTAGAGGAACTACAAAAATATCTAGAGGTCAAGCCAGAACAAGTCAGAGGAGCAGTTTCAGCACTGTCGATGTTGTCACCAGTCGGGAAATCAGAGTTTAACGACACCGAGGCTCACACTCAAGTTGAAGCACAAAATAATAAGACCTTTTAA
- a CDS encoding ParA family protein, with amino-acid sequence MIITVASFKGGVGKSTTAFHLATYFQKSAPTLLVDGDANRSALDWGARGEVPFKVVDEKQAVKFARKYEHIIIDTPARPDEDELKTIAEGCDLLVLPTSPDALALGATLKMVDALHDLDTSYRILLTIVPPKPNKAGIEARNAIKNAELPIFEASIRRLAVFQKAALEGVPVSAVKDSYSAIAWQCYADVAKEIVNDQGE; translated from the coding sequence ATGATTATTACTGTAGCCTCATTCAAAGGGGGTGTGGGCAAGTCTACTACAGCCTTTCACTTAGCCACTTATTTCCAAAAGAGCGCACCTACTTTACTAGTAGATGGCGATGCCAATCGTTCCGCTTTAGATTGGGGAGCTAGGGGAGAAGTACCCTTTAAAGTAGTTGATGAAAAGCAAGCAGTTAAGTTTGCTCGCAAATACGAACACATCATTATTGATACTCCCGCTAGACCCGACGAAGATGAATTAAAAACGATCGCTGAAGGATGTGATTTGTTGGTATTACCCACTAGTCCCGATGCCTTGGCATTAGGAGCAACTCTAAAGATGGTTGATGCCCTCCACGATTTAGATACTAGTTATCGTATTCTGCTCACCATCGTTCCCCCGAAACCCAATAAGGCAGGTATCGAAGCCAGAAACGCGATCAAAAATGCGGAATTACCCATATTTGAAGCAAGTATCCGTAGGTTAGCTGTGTTTCAAAAAGCAGCCCTTGAAGGTGTTCCAGTGAGTGCTGTCAAGGATTCTTATTCAGCGATCGCTTGGCAGTGTTATGCAGATGTAGCTAAGGAGATAGTTAATGACCAAGGAGAATAG